In one Cloacibacillus porcorum genomic region, the following are encoded:
- the rpsU gene encoding 30S ribosomal protein S21, protein MTTVTRRDNESIEDALKRFKRELRKVGVLREAKKHEHYEKPSEIKKRKKAEMARNKGRRADY, encoded by the coding sequence ATGACCACCGTAACTAGACGCGACAATGAGTCGATCGAAGACGCCCTCAAACGCTTTAAAAGAGAGCTTCGGAAGGTGGGCGTGCTTCGTGAGGCTAAGAAGCATGAACATTACGAAAAACCCAGCGAAATCAAGAAACGTAAGAAGGCCGAGATGGCACGAAACAAAGGCAGGAGGGCGGATTATTAA
- a CDS encoding pyridoxal-phosphate-dependent aminotransferase family protein encodes MQTYKIPLVPGPSSVPLKYREAYLTDYGSTDLENDFFALLAENISLLQQILKTKNSVIIGSGEAMMILWGALKSVVKPGDRVLAVSNGLFGHGFGEMAEAMGVQAEYLEAPEGEFVDKEALRRKIAEFRPDVVTAVHCETPSGLLNPIEEIAPVVAESGALFVVDFVASAVGADVRVDEWGIDLGLLGSQKCLSLLPDICMLTVSDRAWKRAKDINYAGYDAILPWKDALIVKAMPYTHNWQANAALNLALKSVLEEGLENSFKRHEEAAAYCRRRAKDMGLKLYAAKESLASPTVTAVMVPDGWSWPELDAALRKEGLAVGGSYGPLAGKVFRIGHMGSQADMELVKRGMDVIEKVLK; translated from the coding sequence ATGCAAACTTACAAAATTCCACTGGTTCCGGGCCCCTCTTCTGTCCCGCTCAAATACCGCGAGGCCTACCTCACCGATTATGGCAGCACAGATCTTGAAAATGACTTTTTCGCGCTGCTTGCGGAGAACATTTCGCTGCTGCAGCAGATTCTGAAGACGAAGAACAGCGTCATCATCGGCTCGGGAGAGGCGATGATGATCCTCTGGGGGGCGCTCAAAAGCGTCGTGAAGCCAGGCGACAGGGTACTGGCGGTCTCTAACGGCCTCTTCGGCCACGGCTTCGGCGAAATGGCCGAGGCGATGGGCGTGCAGGCCGAGTACCTTGAGGCTCCGGAGGGAGAGTTCGTCGACAAAGAGGCGCTGCGCAGGAAGATCGCGGAGTTCCGCCCAGATGTTGTGACCGCCGTCCACTGCGAGACGCCCAGCGGCCTTTTGAACCCTATCGAAGAAATAGCCCCGGTAGTCGCCGAGAGCGGAGCGCTATTCGTCGTCGACTTCGTCGCCAGCGCGGTGGGAGCCGACGTGCGCGTGGACGAATGGGGAATAGACCTCGGACTGCTGGGCAGTCAGAAATGCCTCTCCCTGCTACCGGACATCTGTATGCTCACAGTGAGCGACCGCGCCTGGAAGCGGGCAAAAGATATAAACTACGCCGGTTACGACGCGATATTGCCCTGGAAGGATGCCCTCATCGTAAAGGCGATGCCCTATACCCATAACTGGCAGGCAAACGCCGCGCTGAACCTCGCGCTGAAGAGCGTCCTCGAGGAGGGGCTGGAGAACTCCTTCAAGCGCCACGAAGAGGCCGCGGCTTACTGCCGCAGACGCGCTAAAGACATGGGGCTAAAACTCTACGCGGCGAAAGAGTCGCTCGCCTCGCCGACCGTCACAGCCGTCATGGTTCCCGATGGATGGAGCTGGCCGGAGCTTGACGCGGCCCTGCGCAAAGAGGGGCTCGCCGTCGGCGGCAGTTACGGCCCGCTGGCGGGAAAGGTATTCCGCATCGGCCACATGGGCAGCCAGGCCGACATGGAGCTCGTAAAGCGCGGGATGGATGTTATTGAAAAGGTCCTAAAATAA
- a CDS encoding GatB/YqeY domain-containing protein, whose translation MSGLVDKIQSNLVTAMKNKDELTLSVLRMLKSSIQLAQVEKGKDNALTDDDVLVLVRRLIKQRTEAAEMYKNGGASDRAERELAEIKVLEAYQPAQLSDEDILKIVAKVAEETGAAGPKDMGKMMGKTMAAVKGQADGNRVKSAVQQYLSQLVQ comes from the coding sequence ATGTCTGGCCTTGTTGACAAAATCCAGAGCAATCTGGTTACAGCTATGAAAAATAAAGATGAGCTGACGCTCTCCGTATTGCGCATGCTCAAGTCCTCTATACAGCTCGCGCAGGTAGAAAAGGGCAAAGACAACGCGCTCACGGATGATGATGTTCTTGTGCTCGTCCGCAGACTCATCAAGCAGCGTACCGAGGCGGCGGAGATGTACAAGAACGGCGGCGCGTCGGATCGCGCCGAACGTGAGCTTGCCGAGATCAAGGTGCTTGAGGCCTATCAGCCTGCACAGCTTTCGGACGAAGATATCCTTAAAATAGTGGCAAAGGTAGCAGAAGAGACCGGCGCTGCGGGTCCGAAGGATATGGGGAAAATGATGGGCAAGACAATGGCCGCCGTAAAGGGCCAGGCCGACGGCAACCGGGTCAAATCAGCCGTACAGCAGTATCTCAGCCAGCTCGTCCAGTAA
- a CDS encoding MiaB/RimO family radical SAM methylthiotransferase, translated as MMQRLSGKKFTVSIQGCRTNQYEGEAIAAALEAEGAVCGEESPDIVVVVTCTITAVADRKCRKLIRRARRENPHAVIAACGCYAQKVTEAERELLDIDIVLGNRLKHRLPELVAERLAGGAPRIEVDGDIERENIWDGLTLDRPRLHTRAFLKVQDGCNHYCSYCIVPSVRGKPVSRPLAEAVDEARRITESGCPEIVLTGVHLGLYDKLPQLVRRIGALPKIKRLRFGSIEPFAVNDELLAALADCPAFCEHLHMPLQSGDDGVLSSMKRGYRAADFAEIAARARSVLGDSLHISTDLMVGFPTEDDAAFRRSLDFVKGQGFGKVHVFPYSPREGTPAAAMEQLRSEAVHRRAAEALELAAELHKDFCSQWIGRECAILTEESDGTAAKGLTRNYIRVTAKAAAKINEEIIVIPAKYGEDGLITEGISENIQFNGDVSVI; from the coding sequence ATGATGCAAAGGTTATCAGGAAAAAAATTTACGGTATCCATACAGGGCTGCCGCACGAATCAGTACGAGGGCGAGGCGATCGCCGCGGCGCTTGAGGCGGAGGGGGCGGTCTGCGGCGAAGAGTCGCCGGATATCGTCGTCGTCGTCACCTGCACGATAACGGCCGTCGCCGACCGCAAATGCCGCAAATTGATCCGCCGCGCGCGCCGCGAAAACCCGCACGCCGTGATCGCCGCATGCGGCTGTTACGCGCAGAAGGTGACGGAGGCGGAACGGGAGCTGCTGGACATCGACATCGTCCTCGGCAACCGTCTCAAACACCGGCTGCCGGAACTCGTCGCCGAACGGCTGGCGGGAGGCGCGCCGCGCATTGAAGTAGACGGCGATATCGAAAGGGAAAATATCTGGGACGGCCTGACGCTGGACAGGCCGCGCCTTCATACACGCGCTTTTCTTAAGGTGCAGGACGGCTGCAACCACTACTGCTCTTACTGCATCGTCCCCAGCGTGCGCGGCAAACCGGTCTCACGCCCACTGGCGGAGGCGGTGGACGAGGCGCGGCGGATAACGGAGTCCGGCTGTCCGGAGATCGTCCTCACCGGCGTACATCTTGGGCTATACGACAAACTGCCGCAGCTCGTGCGCCGCATCGGCGCGCTGCCAAAGATAAAGAGGCTCCGCTTCGGCTCTATAGAGCCCTTCGCGGTAAACGACGAACTGCTCGCCGCTCTCGCAGACTGTCCCGCCTTCTGTGAACATCTGCATATGCCGCTGCAGTCAGGCGACGACGGCGTGCTATCTTCCATGAAACGTGGCTACCGGGCAGCAGACTTCGCGGAAATCGCCGCCCGCGCGCGCAGTGTGCTCGGCGACAGCCTGCACATCAGCACCGACCTGATGGTCGGCTTTCCCACGGAGGATGACGCGGCCTTCCGGCGCAGCCTCGACTTTGTAAAAGGGCAGGGTTTCGGCAAAGTACACGTCTTTCCCTATTCGCCGCGCGAGGGCACACCGGCCGCCGCTATGGAACAGCTGAGGAGCGAAGCGGTGCACAGGCGCGCCGCCGAGGCGCTGGAGCTGGCGGCGGAGCTCCATAAGGATTTTTGCTCGCAGTGGATCGGCAGGGAGTGCGCCATCCTCACCGAGGAGAGCGACGGCACGGCGGCAAAGGGGCTCACGCGCAACTATATTCGTGTCACTGCGAAAGCCGCGGCAAAAATAAACGAGGAAATTATTGTAATACCTGCTAAGTACGGAGAAGATGGACTCATAACCGAGGGGATTTCTGAAAATATACAATTCAACGGTGATGTTTCAGTAATTTAA